One Agrobacterium vaccinii DNA window includes the following coding sequences:
- a CDS encoding type II toxin-antitoxin system RelE/ParE family toxin → MLEYRIDYGPGYRVYFGRDGDELVILLVGGTKARQQNDIETAHGLWRDYKSRKGI, encoded by the coding sequence GTGCTGGAGTACCGGATTGATTATGGGCCGGGATACAGGGTTTATTTCGGTCGCGATGGCGATGAACTGGTGATTTTGCTGGTCGGTGGAACAAAAGCGCGGCAGCAGAACGATATCGAGACCGCACACGGTCTGTGGCGCGACTACAAATCCAGAAAGGGTATCTAA
- a CDS encoding DNA-binding protein — protein MALTRDFKQTVKLRADNDPAFRAALLSDAVELFLEGDVDTGKAVLRDFINATIGFEALAIAVDMPPKSLMRMFGPKGNPRADNLFSVIHALQKDSGIHLAVAAA, from the coding sequence ATGGCCCTGACACGGGACTTCAAACAAACGGTCAAGCTGCGGGCGGACAATGACCCGGCCTTCAGGGCAGCACTTCTCTCGGATGCGGTCGAACTGTTTCTGGAAGGTGACGTGGACACCGGCAAGGCCGTTTTGCGTGACTTCATCAATGCGACGATCGGCTTCGAAGCCTTGGCCATCGCGGTGGATATGCCGCCCAAAAGCCTGATGCGCATGTTCGGGCCAAAGGGCAATCCGCGTGCGGATAATCTGTTCAGCGTCATCCATGCGCTTCAGAAAGACTCCGGCATTCACCTTGCCGTCGCCGCGGCTTGA
- a CDS encoding DUF523 domain-containing protein, which yields MSVPKILISACLLGHAVRYDGRGKPLSHPAIERWKGEGRLVTICPEMAGGMAVPRPPAEIENGASGLDVLEGRARVLEITGGDVTAQFVAGAQKALAFAKDNGCGYALLIDGSPSCGSVAIHDGSFSGRKHASNGVTAALFAQAGITVFSDGQIDALVAAVEQHGAPS from the coding sequence TTGAGCGTGCCCAAAATCCTCATCAGCGCCTGCCTGCTCGGCCACGCCGTCCGCTACGATGGCAGGGGCAAACCACTCTCCCACCCGGCCATCGAGCGCTGGAAGGGAGAGGGCCGATTGGTGACGATCTGTCCCGAAATGGCAGGCGGCATGGCGGTGCCGCGTCCGCCAGCGGAAATCGAAAATGGAGCCTCGGGCCTTGATGTGCTGGAGGGCCGGGCGCGCGTTCTGGAAATCACTGGTGGTGACGTGACGGCGCAGTTCGTGGCTGGTGCGCAAAAGGCGCTGGCGTTCGCGAAGGACAATGGCTGCGGCTATGCGCTGCTGATCGATGGCAGTCCATCCTGCGGGTCGGTTGCCATCCATGACGGTTCGTTTTCGGGCCGCAAGCACGCAAGCAACGGGGTTACCGCAGCATTGTTCGCGCAGGCAGGCATTACGGTGTTTTCCGACGGGCAGATCGATGCGCTTGTTGCTGCAGTCGAACAGCACGGAGCGCCGTCCTAG
- a CDS encoding VOC family protein, whose amino-acid sequence MAKNTICVWYDKDAEAAARFYAEVFPDSNVGRVYHAPGDYPSGKQGDVLMVEFTVAGVACVGLNGGPVFKHNEAFSFQISTETQEETDRYWSAIVGNGGQESDCGWCKDKWGVSWQITPRVLMEAMAAGGAEAKRAFDAMMTMKKIDVAKIEAARRGP is encoded by the coding sequence ATGGCCAAGAACACGATTTGCGTCTGGTATGACAAGGATGCCGAAGCCGCTGCCCGGTTTTATGCTGAGGTGTTTCCCGATAGCAACGTCGGCAGGGTCTATCACGCCCCCGGCGATTATCCCTCTGGCAAGCAGGGGGATGTGCTGATGGTGGAGTTCACGGTGGCAGGCGTCGCCTGCGTCGGCCTGAATGGCGGGCCGGTGTTCAAGCACAACGAAGCCTTCTCCTTCCAGATTTCAACCGAAACGCAGGAGGAGACCGACCGGTATTGGAGTGCCATCGTCGGCAATGGCGGGCAGGAAAGCGACTGCGGCTGGTGCAAGGACAAGTGGGGTGTCTCGTGGCAGATCACGCCGCGCGTGCTGATGGAGGCTATGGCCGCCGGTGGTGCCGAGGCCAAGAGGGCTTTCGATGCCATGATGACGATGAAGAAGATCGACGTGGCGAAGATCGAGGCGGCCCGGCGCGGACCATAA